From Candidatus Zixiibacteriota bacterium, the proteins below share one genomic window:
- a CDS encoding S8 family serine peptidase — translation MTGKFSAFRYFLCFLIILIAPSLSSYAQQGFGGYREGEIICKMEVGYSINIINSTYGTGVKGHQQQTGCFLLSVPEGQDAESLATVIDARPDVAYCRLNYLLMTPESLQRSQPFLDVEGIGSITLQSAAVNLELSEAQTLSTGLGVKIAHIDGGVNFLHPLFDSTAAILVSRWDFVNNDSDASDEPGGTGSGHGTFIAGILNLTAPGAEILVYRALDTGGIGDGFSLASAVLMAVEDSCRVINLSFGMTGIHNALDDALRFAKSSGVNLVAAAGNDSTDSPLVFPFPADRGYCLAVAALDSLNLKAGFSNFGDKIDLCAPGTAIYSAYLDTAYAWWEGTSFAAPFVSGLAALLISRNQALLASEVDTVLSQTAVNIDSLNIGYEGLLGHGLIDFLAALGQTGTTIYGDANGDLLVNILDAIYIISYLYKDGPQPYPLQIADTNNDGKITILDTTYLLAYLYKTGPPPAQ, via the coding sequence ATGACAGGTAAGTTTTCCGCCTTCAGATATTTCCTTTGTTTTCTAATCATTCTCATTGCCCCCTCGCTTTCGTCTTATGCCCAGCAGGGATTCGGAGGGTACCGTGAAGGGGAAATAATCTGTAAGATGGAGGTCGGGTATAGCATAAATATCATCAACTCCACCTACGGAACCGGGGTAAAAGGACACCAGCAACAAACTGGCTGTTTCCTGCTTTCTGTCCCCGAGGGACAGGATGCCGAAAGCCTTGCGACTGTTATCGATGCCCGTCCCGATGTCGCTTATTGTCGCCTTAATTACCTCCTGATGACTCCCGAGTCACTCCAGAGAAGCCAGCCGTTTCTTGATGTCGAAGGTATCGGTTCTATAACTCTGCAGTCGGCCGCGGTCAACCTGGAGCTCTCCGAAGCGCAAACCCTTTCCACCGGCCTGGGAGTTAAAATCGCCCATATCGACGGCGGCGTGAATTTCCTGCACCCTCTCTTTGACTCAACCGCGGCAATACTCGTTTCCCGCTGGGATTTTGTGAATAATGATTCCGATGCCTCTGACGAACCGGGCGGTACCGGTTCCGGCCATGGCACCTTTATTGCCGGTATTCTCAATCTAACTGCCCCCGGGGCAGAAATTCTGGTCTATAGAGCGCTCGATACCGGCGGTATTGGGGATGGATTCAGTCTGGCATCAGCGGTATTGATGGCTGTCGAAGATAGCTGTCGTGTCATAAATCTGAGTTTTGGCATGACGGGAATTCATAACGCCCTTGATGACGCTCTTCGATTTGCCAAATCGTCCGGCGTAAATCTTGTCGCTGCCGCCGGCAACGACTCAACCGATAGCCCGCTGGTCTTTCCGTTTCCGGCTGACCGGGGCTATTGCCTCGCTGTCGCCGCCCTTGACTCTCTCAATCTTAAAGCCGGGTTCTCCAATTTTGGCGATAAGATAGACCTCTGCGCGCCCGGGACAGCCATCTATTCGGCATACCTTGATACAGCCTATGCCTGGTGGGAAGGAACCAGCTTTGCCGCTCCGTTTGTCAGCGGCCTGGCGGCGCTTCTGATTAGCCGCAATCAGGCGCTCCTGGCGAGCGAAGTTGACACCGTCTTGAGTCAAACCGCCGTCAATATTGACTCCCTTAACATCGGTTACGAGGGACTTCTGGGTCATGGCTTAATCGACTTTCTTGCCGCCCTCGGCCAGACCGGGACCACCATTTATGGCGATGCCAACGGCGACCTGCTGGTCAATATACTGGATGCCATTTATATCATCAGCTATCTATACAAGGATGGTCCCCAGCCATATCCGCTGCAGATAGCCGATACCAACAATGACGGCAAAATCACAATTCTGGATACTACCTATCTGCTGGCATACCTGTACAAGACCGGACCGCCGCCAGCTCAATAA
- a CDS encoding CHAT domain-containing tetratricopeptide repeat protein translates to MDEEQSQIAARLFLRTGEAVDISELELARGCENLIQKASRTSLNEALKLARRFAAVSRHHSPEMRLTAARAVGRLSHMSGRHRDARRAYLSARRLSERSPLVRARIDRALADVYLYLGDYDKAKQSARRAMAAFKALKADNDWIQARVNYANILHRQDRHREAEKIYHQAADYFDASGNRLALARCYYNRANVLLQLFDIAAAERLYRDSEKIYAEAGCTLDANDARYGLAWLWMLTGKFHQALLQLAACEKIYRDGGDHRGEALCALDRAEVYLGLGLNHDAFDISALAEKRFAVLGLQYERSKASLFRAQAALRIGRKTEAEKAVVQALKGFSREKNGGFLGVSQLTAADLVRAKSDSSKRTRYLNAARKQFSRAQLPLWEAICDLRLSYEKSLSSVAVKRLKRNRALREMPHLSIAWQTRLGELKQAQGDLAAARNHWETAAETLDLLRAQLPPLDLRSAFARAQNSPHRKLIDMELKDSPMRAAVWSERFKTAGIWAPLISESENATDMTKIQRNLGLLARQVAALSHQIYEGNGKRGFTAATHQAALQHLRREIRESMLACEPDKAGSSYAPEQLAANFRHVSSEHPVVQFHLQDDDIIIFLHRQGTVETHRLEKGRIHLQEILLRWRFLLESELLTGYLTSLRNFQSERSLLSELGDMLWAPLRLDESYHRILIIPEGELSNIPWAALYDNEGYLADRFNFVIAPSLRHYINARKVYSASSRWHLFQGAAANIPHVSDELESLLAQISGNAALSAPCRRKDIIDAPEAAVWHYSGHAQFCTDNPFYSYLALEDGPLFAADLRAKRCRVNLVTLAGCRSGEQLVLPGDEATGLVRSLLEMGARNIIAALWPLSDESASFWMISYYNKLRENNSILESARWAAGKVRERFPSAYHWAAFSVFGAGDMGGAYDR, encoded by the coding sequence ATGGACGAAGAGCAATCCCAGATAGCGGCGCGGCTGTTTCTTCGGACTGGAGAAGCGGTCGACATTTCTGAGCTGGAATTAGCGCGGGGCTGCGAGAATTTAATTCAGAAAGCCTCACGGACCTCTCTTAATGAGGCTCTCAAACTGGCGCGCCGATTTGCCGCTGTCTCCCGTCATCATTCACCCGAGATGCGGCTGACTGCCGCCCGGGCGGTGGGACGACTCTCTCATATGAGCGGTCGCCATCGTGATGCCCGGCGCGCCTATCTTAGCGCTCGCCGCCTTTCCGAAAGATCACCCCTTGTCCGTGCCCGGATTGACCGGGCGCTTGCTGATGTATATCTCTATCTGGGCGACTATGACAAAGCGAAACAATCGGCCCGCCGGGCTATGGCCGCATTCAAAGCTTTAAAAGCGGATAATGACTGGATTCAGGCAAGAGTAAACTACGCCAATATACTCCATCGTCAGGACCGGCATCGCGAAGCGGAAAAAATCTATCACCAGGCGGCAGACTATTTTGACGCAAGCGGCAACCGCCTGGCGCTGGCGAGATGTTACTATAACCGCGCCAATGTCCTTCTCCAGTTATTCGATATCGCCGCCGCCGAAAGGCTCTACCGGGATTCGGAGAAGATTTATGCTGAAGCCGGCTGCACGCTTGATGCTAACGATGCCCGTTATGGCCTGGCTTGGTTGTGGATGCTGACCGGTAAATTCCATCAGGCCCTCCTGCAACTTGCCGCCTGCGAAAAAATATATCGTGACGGGGGAGACCATCGGGGAGAGGCCCTCTGCGCCCTGGACCGGGCTGAAGTTTATCTGGGTCTGGGGCTGAATCATGATGCCTTCGATATCTCCGCCCTTGCCGAAAAGAGATTCGCCGTTCTCGGTCTGCAATATGAACGGAGCAAAGCCTCGCTCTTTCGGGCGCAGGCGGCGCTTAGAATTGGGCGGAAAACCGAAGCCGAAAAAGCTGTTGTCCAGGCGCTAAAAGGATTTTCCCGAGAGAAAAACGGGGGGTTTCTCGGTGTCAGCCAACTGACAGCGGCGGATTTGGTTCGCGCCAAATCCGATTCTTCAAAGAGAACCAGATATCTTAACGCCGCCCGCAAGCAGTTCTCGCGAGCACAGCTTCCCCTCTGGGAAGCAATCTGCGACCTGCGGCTCAGCTATGAAAAATCATTATCCAGTGTGGCGGTGAAACGTCTCAAACGGAATCGCGCTCTGCGGGAGATGCCCCATCTGTCTATTGCCTGGCAGACCCGCCTGGGTGAACTGAAACAGGCGCAAGGGGACCTTGCCGCCGCGCGAAATCACTGGGAAACCGCGGCCGAAACCCTTGACCTGCTTCGCGCCCAGCTTCCCCCTCTCGACCTGCGCTCCGCTTTTGCCCGCGCCCAGAATTCGCCGCATCGCAAACTGATTGACATGGAGCTGAAAGACAGCCCGATGCGCGCCGCGGTTTGGTCGGAGCGGTTTAAAACCGCAGGTATCTGGGCGCCGCTGATATCGGAATCCGAGAATGCCACCGATATGACAAAAATTCAAAGGAACCTCGGCTTATTGGCTCGTCAGGTCGCCGCCCTGTCTCATCAGATTTATGAAGGGAACGGGAAGCGCGGCTTTACGGCAGCGACTCATCAGGCGGCGCTTCAACATCTGCGCCGCGAAATCCGTGAGTCAATGCTTGCCTGTGAACCGGATAAAGCCGGTTCTTCCTATGCGCCGGAACAACTGGCGGCGAACTTCCGCCATGTCTCCTCCGAGCATCCGGTGGTGCAGTTTCATCTGCAGGACGATGATATTATTATATTTCTTCACCGACAGGGGACGGTAGAAACCCATCGGCTTGAAAAAGGAAGAATTCATCTGCAGGAGATTCTTTTGCGCTGGCGTTTTCTGCTTGAGTCGGAACTTCTTACAGGTTATCTGACTTCCCTGAGAAATTTTCAATCGGAGCGGTCGCTTCTTTCCGAATTAGGGGATATGCTCTGGGCGCCGCTTCGGCTGGATGAGTCCTATCATCGAATTCTGATTATACCTGAAGGGGAACTGAGCAATATCCCCTGGGCCGCTCTCTATGACAATGAGGGGTATCTTGCCGACCGCTTCAATTTTGTCATCGCCCCCAGTTTGAGGCATTATATAAATGCCCGAAAAGTATATTCAGCCTCATCCCGCTGGCATCTCTTCCAGGGGGCAGCGGCAAATATTCCCCATGTGTCTGACGAGTTAGAGTCGTTGTTGGCTCAAATCAGCGGTAACGCCGCCCTCTCGGCGCCCTGTCGCCGCAAAGATATAATTGATGCCCCGGAAGCGGCGGTCTGGCACTATTCCGGGCATGCCCAATTCTGCACCGATAATCCTTTCTATTCGTATTTGGCACTTGAGGATGGACCGCTGTTTGCGGCCGACCTTCGCGCCAAAAGATGCCGCGTCAATCTGGTTACCCTGGCCGGCTGCCGTTCCGGCGAACAGCTTGTGCTCCCCGGAGATGAAGCCACCGGTTTGGTGCGGTCACTGCTGGAAATGGGAGCCCGAAACATAATCGCTGCGCTTTGGCCACTTTCTGATGAATCTGCTTCCTTTTGGATGATTTCTTATTATAATAAATTGAGAGAGAATAACTCTATTCTTGAGTCCGCCCGCTGGGCTGCCGGCAAAGTGAGGGAACGGTTCCCTTCAGCTTATCACTGGGCAGCGTTCTCCGTATTCGGAGCGGGCGATATGGGAGGTGCCTATGACAGGTAA
- a CDS encoding sigma-70 family RNA polymerase sigma factor, producing MAVHKTDIELWEEILHNRPESWKELVSRYQRLVYAVATRSGLSLADAADCFQQTWVLLYQNRRKLKDPSRISAWLVTTAKREAMRLSRLAEKDSGGDVNPEEPDPSPLPDVALERLECQIHLELALKQIDPRCRRILEEFFYAAEEESYEEIARKLGLAPNSLGPIRRRCLEKLKEILISNGYLRERKTD from the coding sequence ATGGCCGTTCACAAAACCGACATCGAACTCTGGGAGGAGATTCTCCATAATCGTCCCGAGTCCTGGAAAGAATTGGTAAGCCGTTATCAACGATTGGTTTACGCCGTCGCCACCCGCTCCGGGCTGTCGCTTGCCGATGCCGCCGATTGTTTCCAGCAAACCTGGGTGCTTCTTTACCAGAATCGCCGCAAACTAAAAGACCCCTCCCGTATTTCCGCCTGGCTGGTTACCACCGCCAAGCGCGAGGCGATGCGGCTGAGCCGTCTTGCCGAAAAAGACTCCGGCGGTGATGTCAATCCCGAGGAACCGGACCCGTCACCGCTACCTGACGTCGCCTTAGAGCGTCTCGAATGCCAGATACATCTTGAACTCGCCCTCAAGCAGATTGACCCCCGTTGCCGCAGAATCCTCGAAGAGTTTTTTTACGCTGCGGAAGAGGAGTCATATGAAGAAATCGCCCGGAAACTGGGGCTTGCCCCCAACAGTTTAGGACCCATCCGAAGGCGATGTTTGGAGAAATTAAAAGAGATTCTTATCAGCAACGGATATCTAAGAGAACGAAAAACCGATTGA
- a CDS encoding dockerin type I repeat-containing protein — protein sequence MNVEMSWRGALLVLPLSFVMLIHPGTYAQLSFCDGFENDWSSNWTNTEGGVVVATTPVHSGAKSIGLSREAQFFCWGKIYRNDFSAIYGEYSVWANHQTGSTDNEFAIQVPIGMTDGGYRVRFVPGTTFILQKGITPVSSIPVILQSYQWFQVFIRREAPNIITYGYRMPDGSGDSLNYLDPSPIMAPGTIVLQSCEDGNFTYFDDVCFEALSTDTSIEFSLDSLNFSRPAGHDYDTTIYLKNNSDFPIDCYLEHTPFIPYSVDCSYSEICTVPAHDSIPVTFVAYTEGLCYPPVGAVDTITVMLLVEGVARDLLQVIETVTLNQPPCKTRIIPINQSDSVHIGSLLSMDFEVDCPHGLAEDCFQRLDLSYSIDNMSSWVPIDSNIIINSYDWMVPNILGCTFYLRIEGTDWYMVPVLDSTGPFSVYYLCGDANANCIVNILDVTYLISYLYKGGPAPIPLESGDANGNGTVNILDVTYLLAYLYKDGNAPICPPWIGPY from the coding sequence ATGAACGTAGAAATGTCATGGAGAGGAGCCCTGTTGGTATTGCCTCTGTCATTTGTGATGTTAATTCATCCTGGAACATATGCACAATTATCATTTTGTGATGGGTTTGAGAATGACTGGAGTTCCAATTGGACCAACACTGAAGGTGGAGTCGTCGTTGCAACCACTCCAGTACATTCTGGAGCGAAGAGTATTGGCCTGTCTAGAGAAGCACAATTCTTTTGCTGGGGAAAGATTTATCGCAATGATTTTTCAGCCATATATGGAGAATATAGTGTGTGGGCAAATCATCAGACTGGCTCCACGGATAACGAATTTGCCATCCAGGTACCTATCGGCATGACAGATGGCGGCTACAGAGTACGATTTGTACCGGGGACTACATTTATTCTCCAGAAGGGTATCACCCCAGTCAGCTCCATACCTGTCATACTTCAATCGTATCAATGGTTTCAGGTTTTCATAAGAAGAGAGGCACCCAATATCATCACATATGGCTACAGAATGCCAGACGGAAGCGGAGACTCCCTGAATTATCTCGACCCTTCTCCAATTATGGCACCCGGTACAATCGTACTACAATCCTGTGAGGATGGCAATTTTACCTACTTTGATGATGTCTGTTTTGAAGCACTTTCCACAGATACTAGCATTGAATTCAGTTTAGACAGCCTTAATTTTTCAAGGCCTGCAGGACACGATTACGACACTACCATTTACTTGAAGAATAATTCCGATTTTCCAATTGACTGTTACCTGGAGCACACGCCGTTCATACCGTATTCTGTCGACTGTAGTTACAGTGAAATTTGTACTGTTCCAGCACATGATTCGATACCAGTTACTTTTGTGGCTTATACTGAAGGCCTGTGCTATCCTCCTGTGGGTGCTGTTGATACCATAACCGTGATGTTGCTAGTGGAGGGAGTCGCGCGCGACCTGCTTCAGGTCATTGAAACGGTCACTCTGAATCAACCGCCCTGCAAAACTAGAATAATCCCCATTAATCAAAGTGATTCAGTACATATCGGATCACTTCTCTCAATGGACTTTGAAGTTGATTGTCCGCATGGATTAGCGGAGGATTGTTTTCAGCGGCTAGACCTTTCATATTCAATCGACAACATGTCCTCTTGGGTTCCGATCGATAGCAACATAATTATAAATAGTTACGATTGGATGGTCCCGAACATACTCGGATGCACTTTCTATCTGAGAATAGAAGGTACTGATTGGTATATGGTTCCGGTGCTCGATTCAACTGGTCCATTCAGTGTTTACTATCTTTGTGGCGACGCGAATGCAAACTGCATTGTCAATATCCTCGATGTGACCTATCTCATTTCTTATCTCTATAAAGGTGGACCGGCGCCTATTCCATTGGAATCGGGTGACGCAAATGGTAACGGCACTGTTAATATTTTAGACGTGACTTATCTGTTGGCTTATTTATATAAAGATGGTAATGCTCCTATTTGTCCTCCATGGATAGGCCCTTACTGA
- a CDS encoding S16 family serine protease yields the protein MPNFLQIESESERLRQALRLAPSPELETVCILKFFSGLKDELPELVEPYFKEFIPKLTVASQKADPREFLPADAVQLSGLLEFLGGLPAGICSGDDLEHLQTLHRKISDYLRAVHNGELIAESDEKGNGVSLKALFVEHFPELGLDPRGRILTLRVSAERISPRNETDDVDIRNPLLKSNDSFLKQARDSAAAARKYLEQSHNLPSRRRYRINFHVDHTGARFTGDSLGVAFAVGAVAAIARLEVLREKISVAPDAVFSGALSAEGKILPIDAQGLKLKIFRAFHSGLKYLVIPREHIDDCWGYLKELESPYPRRKLELYGVEELPSVLSDPRFVTRSKVSPVAYRARKTVQTVRNPKFEIPMLVVMLSLLAFFSVKLFTPIENDNPVRFHVDTDNKAIEFFNSGDTLLWTLEFPWTIPADHVQASNMILYDLDDDGRNEVLILPEALERTPEYACFFCYSFDGELLFKRSCMIPNEYIVDTPYTVDAEHIRVFEFDDEKIIVTTVCTQTPAGSHATFWTVYGDSLGWYINAGASWPCFADDFDSDGDLEVFFLSYNNPMGCAALAVIDPDSAWGCSPPYTKNEFRDRSWLKRGTQLAYVLFPQTDLSKAFSALPYNQPGGAGIWKTDNGYAVNIREHGDAKYGAYDILYPLDARLRVVQPVLNDPFRKLRDRGVSEGQLPNIPYERYVAHLLDTVTYWTDSGWVTEGQLRAAENLKKSSKISK from the coding sequence ATGCCCAATTTCCTGCAAATTGAATCCGAGAGCGAACGTCTGCGTCAGGCGTTGCGGCTGGCGCCGTCGCCGGAACTGGAAACTGTTTGCATTTTGAAGTTCTTTTCCGGTTTGAAAGATGAACTCCCCGAACTTGTCGAACCGTACTTTAAGGAATTTATTCCGAAACTGACCGTCGCCTCACAGAAAGCCGACCCGCGTGAATTTCTTCCGGCTGATGCCGTGCAGCTTTCAGGACTGCTGGAGTTTCTCGGCGGGCTTCCTGCCGGAATCTGCTCCGGCGATGACCTGGAGCATCTGCAGACTTTGCATCGGAAGATTTCTGATTACTTGCGCGCCGTGCATAATGGCGAATTAATCGCGGAATCAGATGAAAAAGGAAACGGAGTATCTCTTAAAGCCCTGTTTGTTGAGCATTTCCCGGAACTCGGTCTTGACCCCAGAGGGAGAATCCTGACACTCCGGGTCTCGGCCGAGAGAATATCACCCCGGAATGAGACTGATGATGTCGATATCCGCAATCCCCTTCTCAAATCAAACGACTCTTTTCTGAAACAGGCGCGCGATTCGGCGGCGGCGGCCCGAAAATATCTGGAGCAGAGCCATAATCTGCCGTCGCGACGTCGCTATCGGATAAACTTTCATGTGGACCATACCGGCGCCCGTTTTACCGGCGATTCGCTCGGGGTCGCCTTCGCTGTCGGAGCCGTGGCGGCGATTGCCAGGCTTGAAGTCTTGCGGGAGAAAATCAGTGTCGCCCCCGACGCCGTCTTTTCGGGAGCGTTATCTGCCGAGGGTAAAATCCTGCCGATTGACGCCCAGGGGCTGAAATTGAAAATCTTCCGCGCCTTCCATTCCGGCTTGAAATATCTGGTAATACCGCGGGAGCATATCGATGACTGCTGGGGCTATCTCAAAGAGCTGGAGTCGCCTTATCCCCGCCGCAAACTGGAGTTGTACGGGGTGGAGGAACTGCCGAGCGTGCTCTCCGACCCCCGCTTTGTGACCAGAAGCAAAGTCAGCCCGGTGGCGTATCGGGCGCGGAAAACAGTTCAAACGGTCCGCAATCCGAAGTTCGAGATTCCCATGTTAGTGGTGATGTTGTCGCTTCTTGCCTTTTTCTCCGTGAAGTTATTCACTCCCATTGAAAACGACAACCCGGTGAGGTTCCATGTCGACACCGATAACAAAGCCATTGAATTCTTCAACTCCGGCGATACATTGCTCTGGACGCTGGAGTTTCCCTGGACTATCCCTGCCGACCATGTTCAGGCGTCAAATATGATTTTGTATGATCTGGATGACGATGGCAGAAATGAGGTCTTGATTCTACCGGAAGCATTGGAGCGCACTCCCGAATATGCCTGCTTTTTCTGCTACTCTTTTGACGGTGAATTGCTTTTCAAGCGGTCCTGTATGATTCCGAATGAATATATCGTTGATACTCCATATACTGTTGACGCCGAGCATATTAGGGTATTTGAATTTGACGATGAAAAAATCATTGTTACCACAGTATGCACCCAGACACCGGCCGGTTCCCATGCTACCTTCTGGACGGTTTATGGCGATTCACTCGGCTGGTACATAAATGCCGGCGCCAGCTGGCCCTGTTTCGCCGACGATTTCGACTCTGACGGCGACTTGGAGGTCTTCTTTCTCAGCTACAATAACCCGATGGGCTGTGCCGCTCTTGCGGTAATTGACCCCGATTCGGCGTGGGGCTGCTCGCCTCCATACACAAAGAACGAATTTCGAGACCGTTCATGGCTTAAACGCGGTACGCAGTTGGCATATGTTCTTTTCCCGCAGACTGATCTCAGCAAAGCTTTCTCGGCCCTTCCCTATAATCAGCCAGGAGGCGCCGGAATCTGGAAAACCGACAACGGTTATGCCGTGAATATTAGAGAGCATGGTGATGCCAAATATGGCGCCTACGATATTTTGTACCCTTTGGATGCCCGACTCCGGGTCGTCCAGCCGGTTCTCAATGACCCCTTTCGGAAACTCCGTGATAGAGGGGTAAGTGAAGGACAGTTGCCTAATATTCCGTATGAGCGATATGTCGCGCATCTTCTTGACACCGTCACCTACTGGACCGATTCTGGCTGGGTAACCGAGGGGCAGCTTCGGGCGGCCGAAAATCTGAAAAAATCTTCAAAAATCTCAAAATAA